The Lolium perenne isolate Kyuss_39 chromosome 6, Kyuss_2.0, whole genome shotgun sequence genome segment AGTTGCCATCGGCGTGGAACTATGGTGCAATAGAAAGAGCCTTGCGTGATTCTGAAGGTCGGCAACAAGAAAACATCTTTGAGCCGGTCGTGACGACCCCATTTGAATCAGCTACAGAAGCTTACGAGTTCTTCAATATGTACTCGTGGGAAAAAGGATTTGGCATTCGGTACGGCAGATGCAGAAAAAATGGCTCTGGAGGGCGAAGCATGCAAGACATCGTCTGTGCTTGTGAGGTATCCTAGTGTAGTTATTCTCCTCTGATAGAGCTGATTCCCTCTTAATAGGACGAGCATTTTTTGTTTTCAGGGAAAAGATGATAAGGAAGGATCTCGTTCAGCTAGATGTGGATGTCAAGCAATGATAAGGTTGCACAGATCCGAAGACGATGGCTGGTACATAAGTAAGGTTGTGACTGAACATAATCATCCTTTGTCCATAAGCTGCGGTGAGCGACGACAATGGAAATCACACAACCGTATAGATGAGGGTACTAGAAATTTGGTTAGGCATCTCCGGGCAAACAATGTGCAGATATCACGAGTTTGTTCTATCATAGGTAGTGTACACGGGTGTAGTTCATACGTCCCCTTTAGTCGCCAGTCCATTAGGACACTTTGTGCGAAGTTAGCGCAGGAATCAATCCAAAGCGATATGGAGAAGACGATGAGTGTTTTTTCCCAAATGGCAGCCGAGGACCCAAAACTAGTAGTAAAAATGCAAGTGGATGACGAGCAGAGAGTGAGAACTCTAATTTGGTGTCATGGAAAAGGGCGTGATAGTTACAAATGTTTTGGCGACGCCATTACCTTTGACACTACTTATCGCACAAACCTGTACAATCTGCCCTTCGCCCTTTTCGTCGGAGTTAATAATCATTTTCAGACAACCATTTTTGGGGGCGCAATGCTAACGGAAGAGACAATTGAGTCTTTTCGTTGGGTATTTGCTTCTTTTGTGGAAACCATGGATGGACAAGCACCACTCACAATCCTGACGGGTAAGTTATTAGTTGTCAAGTTAGATTATCCAAAAACGGTATTGTCAATTTAGGCTGTGGTCTAATAAATCGAATTTTTTATATTAGATCAATGCATGGCGATGAAAGGTGCTATTGAAACCGAGTTGCCAAACACCAAACACAGATGGTGTAAATGGCACGTCCTAAAAAAAGCTAAAGAATCGTTGGGCCCGATATATAGTCGTGTTGCTGGCTTCAAGATGGTGCTGCACGAACTTTTGGATGAAATTGTGAGTGTTCATGAGTTTGAGGAACGTTGGCAGGCCATGCTCGTTGAGTACAACTTGCAGAACAACAAGTTTCTCGGTAGAGCATACGAGAATCGGGAAATGTGGGCCAAGGCTTATTTCCGTGAAACTTTTTGTGCTGGAATGACCAGTACTCAGCGCAGCGAGAGTGCTAACCATATGCTCAAAACATATGTGCCACGCTCTGCACCGATGCATCTGTTCTTGTCACAGTACAACAGGATGATAGCGGACAGAGtggcggaagaaggaaaagaagagcACGCCACGAAACAGGTATAAAATGCATTCCATACAAAAAGGCAAcaaaattacataaataaattccCAAAACACTGCCGCATGACATTAGCTTTTCCTTTTACATTTGGTGTTTAACTTGTAATTGCAGGTGCGACGAGTGTTGCGAGCAGGAGTGCCGTTGGAGAAGCGAGCTGCTCAGTTCTACACTAGAGCAATGTTTGATCGATTTTCCAAGGAATTATTTCGGTCAGGATCTTTCCAATGTGTACCACTAGAAGATGGTGAATCATACGACGTTGTCATGCTGTACGCAACTAGATCAGATGGTGGGTTTGCATCTTTCAAGGTTAGATGCACCTCAGATCGGATGCAGTATTTGTGTGATTGCAAAAAATTTGAGCATTCTGGCATGCCTTGCAGACACATACTCAAGGTATGCACTTTTTTTAATAAAATTTGATTAGCACAATTAACTGAAATGTTGGTTTCTTTTCACTAGTTTATTGTTGATATTTCTATATTCACCACAGGTCCTAGTTCATGAAGGAGTTGGAGACATGCCTATTGGTTTGTATTTGGCTCGTTGGGGCAAGGAGGGTTCAGTGCGGTATTCAGACATGGATGGTAAAGTGTCTGATCTTGTATCCCGTGAGGCCCGTCTGGCATCGTTGCATAGTGCTGTGTACGCATCTGCAATGGAACTAGTAGGCATGGCCATGAAATCTAGGCCAGGTGTGGAGATGTGCATGGGATTTCTCGCGCAGGCAAAGGAGGCAATATCTTGTTTGATCGTGAAAGATGCAGCCATCCCTGGTCTTTCCAGGGACAAAGGTAGCACAGATGTTCACGAAGAAGGTGAACAAGAAGAAGCCGATGTGATCGTTGCCCCCCCAAAAGTAAGATCACGTGGACGTCCAAAAGAGAAGCGCCTAAAGTCTTTTGGCGAAGCAATGGCTGGGAAGAGGAAATTGTCTGCCTCTGAAGGTGTTTCGAGGGTGACTAGGAGCAAGGTGACATCTTCAGCTGGTTTATCAAATGCTGCAAACAACCCACCGGCGAGGTGCCGTGTTTGCTATTCAACAGAGCACGACGTTACTGGCTGTCCTGAGAATGAAGAACCCCTGCCAGGGCCAACAGCTCGGAAGTGCCATCTATGTGGCGAATATGGCCACTACAGGAGCACTTGTGGAAGAAAGTCTAGTTATTCTCGCAACAATTAGTTCACCAGTTTAATTTCTTTCGCTGAATTATCGAGACAATGTTACACATCCTTGTAAGATGTGAATTTACTTATGTTTGTTATATCCGAAGAGTGTTGTAATAATTTAAAATTATGACTTATGCAATTTGCTTATGTTTGGTTTATCTGACCAATGATGTAATATTATTTAAATTAATACTTATTTGCTATGTTCGTTGAACCGTTCACAAGTGTGTGGGAAAAGAGTGTGTTCTGCATATTGTGAGCTCTCATTCTTCTAAAAAAAAAAGCTTTCACCCCGCTATATAAATAAAACCGCACACATGCAACTCGATACAAGGTAAAAAAATAACCCCACATGGCCAAATAGATATAAGGTGATGAGGAAAACTTCTTAAAAAGCAAAACTAAGatcaaacaagaaaaaacaaGAAAAGCAGAACTTGACACATAAAATAGTAGAGCATGTTCGAGAGTTATCACTACTCCACGACGCCCCCACCCACCCACACACACCCGACGGTAACAACGTGTTGCGTCGTTGAGAAGAAGGGTCAAGGGTTTTCACTGGGATCCCTAACACGGCGAAGTAACCAAAACAACGCACCATGAGGGTTACAATAGCCTCTTGTATTCCCGCTGTTGGCACCAAAGTGCTGACCTTTCTCTGTTGCCCTCATAGTGCCTACGAGTAAGGCCTGCCGACTACGATATGGGAGTTGCCTTTGCCTAAGCACCACCAATAGCAGGACCCTCGAAGTCCACTCCGCAACACCGACGGACAAAGATAAAGACCATCACCGCCACCACGTCGCTCGCCCGAGAGTCGCCCGTGCAATCCAGCTACCACGGGCACCACGGCGGAATCCACGACCTCCAGCACATGGAGCAACAACAACGCCCCCGCGCAAGCCAGTAAGTTGGACTAGTTAAGTCCGCAGCAGATTAGGGCTCGCTAAGACGGCAGCTATCGCCTATACGAGGAGATTCCGTTCGCCACCGTCAAGGCGGCCACCAACCGGACGCAACAATAGTGCTAGTCATGCCCCGGATCATGCCCGACTAGGTCCGCATTCGCGCTGCAGCCTAAAGGTCGTCACCGCCACCTTGTCGTACCTAACCAGATGAACACACTGGCTTTGGCCAACTTACCCTAGATTGAGTCCATACGGGCCTAGATATGACCCAGCAGCCCCAGCCATAGCATCCATCGCCCACCGCATTGTCGCCGGCCCCATCGTCGACTCCGCAGACGCGCCGCAATTGCAGCCATGCGTAGCCATTGGCTCTACCGCCCACTGACCTCGCCACCTAGACGTGCAGCACTAACCCGACTCCATCAAGCCGCCGCTGGACCAAGTTCAAGCGCTGTCGGCATGCCTCCAGACGGAATAAGCAACCTCTAGTTCAGGGGCGGACCGCGTCAACACCACCGTGGGAGACGACGACAAATGCCTCGCCACCGGCGGTGCCGACCGAGCTTTGCCCGGCTACACCATGTGGCGACGGGGATGGGGGAGGGGCGGAGCAAAGTGGCCCGGTGGAGGTGCGTACTAGGGTTCCTCCATGTCGCCTCACCGGGGCAAGGCGGGAGGGTACTGTTTTGCTTCCATGATTTGCGTTCTATCATGAGCTCTCCTTCTGACAAGGGCTAGATTCCTTTTGTACCGTTGgtgggtttttttttttgttatctTGCCGTTCTTTATAAGCACTCGACCATGGTTGAGATCGATCTCATCCACAGAACACTTCGTCTGAGCAGTAGCTCTCTTCCTCTACGTGTCTAATCTTAGCATACAACCACAGTAGCTCCCTTCTTAGTTAGCTATGGCTGCAGCATATTCGGCAAGCTCCAGTTCTAACAATGGCTGCTCATCCAGCCGTTTCAGTTCTTCCTTCGTTGAGCCTGCACCAGGAGAGCCAGTGCTGAAGTGCGCGTGCGGGGACGAGACAGTCACGTACATCTCCAGCAAGAAAGCAACCGAGGGGAAGACTTTCTTGAAGTGCAGAACCCAGGTTTGATTTTGAATTTCGAAAGTTTATTTTTGTAACGTTAATTAGTTCCCCTATGATTTTTGTTCATTCATGCATGTTACAACCGGCATATAGGTAGAATGAAATTGGTGTATATCTGACATAATAAATTCCAGCAAGTGTAAGACGATAACTAGTAGTACTGCAGAAGAACGGGCAAAGGCAGCAATTCTTACAATATACAGCTAACAAATTCCTTACCCAAGCAAGATACTCGCTTGTCGTAAATATAAAACATCACAGATTAGCTGATAATCAATTCTAACTTACACATAGCAGTAGTACACTGTGATGTCGATTCTCATAAACGGCCTGACTAAGCGACCTCGTCATCTGATAAAACGATTATTACCTCCTTCCGTTTGGCCGCGCTAACGGTCGCCGGTGTTGGCGGAGCCAGCGCTGGCGCCGCAGCTTTCGATGCTTGACGGCGCACCTCTAAGCCAGAGCTGCCGCGTGAGAACCAGGCATCAGATGGGTGAACTTGCTCCAAAAGTGCATCTTCATTTGACTTCGACTCTAGCGAATTTTCGATGGCGCGCTTTAAATGGTCCTCCTcttccactggtggaaaaacaggcttcgggtgagccccaaatgtcgcgatgctgcaggagccgcgactaatggggtcttaagtcgcggttcgtgtggcgaaccgcgaccaaaggcctgggcccagggcgcacggtggccagctggtgcacgtggggggctttagtcgcggttgggctggccaaccgcgactaaaggtgcccgaaggcctttagtcgcggttggccaggccaaccgggactaaagcccctcccctatatatacccatccaggagccaacacttagccatttggagccattctcttcacaaacttcacaagtgagtgttaggtttgcttttggttcctcttatgcacataaggtgtttgatgaaatgccccaagagcatgaaacaaacatgatatgaagtgttggagccacacttgagctttctcatttattttttcctcctcgatcgcggttagcaacttgaacctttgatgtgtcattgataaaatatgcatgtgtgtgtagttcattgtttaattcatattgtttgtagctagttagtttaacaaatgcatgatgcatggttaattatatattttatattataataatgcagatgaatcggcaatggatgtacggtaaccgactctccggcgagttcagtacgggtttgaaagatttcctcgtagtggctaatgcgaacaagcaggagggttttgttatctgtccatgtgttaagtgtaagaatcagaagggttactcttcctcaagagatgt includes the following:
- the LOC127307230 gene encoding uncharacterized protein isoform X2 encodes the protein MAQGGNDVAGSFPVGVKLPSAWNYGAIERALRDSEGRQQENIFEPVVTTPFESATEAYEFFNMYSWEKGFGIRYGRCRKNGSGGRSMQDIVCACEGKDDKEGSRSARCGCQAMIRLHRSEDDGWYISKYNRMIADRVAEEGKEEHATKQVRRVLRAGVPLEKRAAQFYTRAMFDRFSKELFRSGSFQCVPLEDGESYDVVMLYATRSDGGFASFKVRCTSDRMQYLCDCKKFEHSGMPCRHILKVLVHEGVGDMPIGLYLARWGKEGSVRYSDMDGKVSDLVSREARLASLHSAVYASAMELVGMAMKSRPGVEMCMGFLAQAKEAISCLIVKDAAIPGLSRDKGSTDVHEEGEQEEADVIVAPPKVRSRGRPKEKRLKSFGEAMAGKRKLSASEGVSRVTRSKVTSSAGLSNAANNPPARCRVCYSTEHDVTGCPENEEPLPGPTARKCHLCGEYGHYRSTCGRKSSYSRNN
- the LOC127307230 gene encoding protein FAR1-RELATED SEQUENCE 5 isoform X1; this translates as MAQGGNDVAGSFPVGVKLPSAWNYGAIERALRDSEGRQQENIFEPVVTTPFESATEAYEFFNMYSWEKGFGIRYGRCRKNGSGGRSMQDIVCACEGKDDKEGSRSARCGCQAMIRLHRSEDDGWYISKVVTEHNHPLSISCGERRQWKSHNRIDEGTRNLVRHLRANNVQISRVCSIIGSVHGCSSYVPFSRQSIRTLCAKLAQESIQSDMEKTMSVFSQMAAEDPKLVVKMQVDDEQRVRTLIWCHGKGRDSYKCFGDAITFDTTYRTNLYNLPFALFVGVNNHFQTTIFGGAMLTEETIESFRWVFASFVETMDGQAPLTILTDQCMAMKGAIETELPNTKHRWCKWHVLKKAKESLGPIYSRVAGFKMVLHELLDEIVSVHEFEERWQAMLVEYNLQNNKFLGRAYENREMWAKAYFRETFCAGMTSTQRSESANHMLKTYVPRSAPMHLFLSQYNRMIADRVAEEGKEEHATKQVRRVLRAGVPLEKRAAQFYTRAMFDRFSKELFRSGSFQCVPLEDGESYDVVMLYATRSDGGFASFKVRCTSDRMQYLCDCKKFEHSGMPCRHILKVLVHEGVGDMPIGLYLARWGKEGSVRYSDMDGKVSDLVSREARLASLHSAVYASAMELVGMAMKSRPGVEMCMGFLAQAKEAISCLIVKDAAIPGLSRDKGSTDVHEEGEQEEADVIVAPPKVRSRGRPKEKRLKSFGEAMAGKRKLSASEGVSRVTRSKVTSSAGLSNAANNPPARCRVCYSTEHDVTGCPENEEPLPGPTARKCHLCGEYGHYRSTCGRKSSYSRNN